A single region of the Brassica rapa cultivar Chiifu-401-42 chromosome A03, CAAS_Brap_v3.01, whole genome shotgun sequence genome encodes:
- the LOC103858405 gene encoding protein MCM10 homolog: protein MENKNQEDLDLLLSLDDDERVLETPPGSPSAPPVYLTDEEESPKRRRGQADLSDFRSVVQDCIDYNPKPLPKLTNKPKCDIEKFSGLRLRNQLLSPAQISDLFSDIRFVRLPTIKNLLMGDKLSGCWATMGVLTEKGQPRTSSIGQSYCIWKICSLNDNSTVSLFLFGDAYKKNETEKAASVFGLFNSSLRKDKMGSDFSLSVNSAKQMVKLGVSADYGVCTAKRKDGTTCTSVVNKRQGAFCKIHKLNASDKFATMRSELKGGNLRTSFRDPKSQGIYTVEPPVDRSGNKKANQPVRVLSVEGLRKALSGADKVTPNVHSQGIRFLNEMAKQSALKNVNKKSEAVNKSVEKRKASNAKETQVKRKREAHGSDKKDTTPEIATGKMMVLDFCSSDEE, encoded by the exons ATGGAAAACAAGAACCAAGAGGATCTAGATCTGCTTCTGTCCCTTGACGACGACGAGAGGGTTCTCGAAACTCCTCCCGGTTCTCCTTCCGCCCCACCCG TTTATTTGACGGACGAAGAAGAATCCCCCAAACGTCGTAGAGGTCAGGCGGACTTGTCTGACTTCAGAAGTGTCGTTCAAGATTGCATTGACTATAACCCCAAACCTCTCCCTAAACTCACCAATAAACCTAAATGCGACATTGAAAAGTTCTCTGGCTTGCGTTTAAG GAATCAATTACTTAGCCCTGCACAGATTAGTGATCTCTTCTCCGACATTCGTTTCGTTCGATTGCCGACAATCAA GAACTTGCTAATGGGTGACAAACTCTCTGGTTGTTGGGCCACAATGGGAGTGCTAACTGAGAAAGGACAACCCAGAACAAGCTCTATAGGCCAGAGTTATTGCATTTGGAAAATCTGTTCCTTAAACGACAACAGCACTGTCTCCTTGTTCTTGTTTGGTGATGCTTACAAGAAGAATGAGACTGAAAAGGCAGCATCTGTTTTCGGTCTCTTTAATTCCTCTCTTCGCAAGGACAAAATG GGAAGTGACTTCTCATTAAGTGTCAACTCCGCTAAACAAATGGTAAAACTAGGAGTGTCCGCTGATTATGGAGTCTGCACAGCCAAGCGGAAAGATGGAACTACTTGTACCTCTGTTGTAAACAA ACGCCAAGGAGCATTCTGCAAGATTCATAAACTG AATGCATCAGACAAATTTGCTACAATGAGAAGTGAACTCAAAGGCGG AAACTTGAGAACGTCTTTCAGAGACCCAAAATCCCAAGGGATTTACACAGTTGAGCCACCAGTAGATAGAAGTGGGAACAAAAAGGCTAATCAGCCTGTCCGAGTACTATCAGTGGAAGGTCTCCGAAAGGCTCTAAG TGGTGCAGATAAAGTGACGCCTAACGTACACTCACAAGGAATACGATTCCTGAACGAGATGGCTA AACAATCGGCTTTGAAGAACGTTAACAAGAAATCTGAAGCTGTGAATAAGTCTGTAGAGAAGAG GAAAGCGTCTAATGCAAAAGAAACGCaagtaaagagaaagagagaagcgCATGGCAGTGATAAGAAGGATACTACTCCTGAGATTGCCACCGGGAAAATGATGGTCCTAGATTTCTGCAGCTCCGACGAAGAATGA
- the LOC103858404 gene encoding serine/arginine repetitive matrix protein 1 isoform X2, which produces MDSLPMSPSLAGYSGGDYFARRADQRGGEDNDMYSPRPFGTHPRTPEHPLRTPRHRPHTPKHSSDTRPRTPERVSNTSDTRPMTPVHDSAATARRPQTPENRMRTAQHRGRSPEFMARSPGPRSKTPEPQPTYFEPLSRTPKQRSKTPEPSPRIPQTHPISHRSLDSAALQTPRAAETRPRIHESRQKTAVQEGKSPGHREKISQTSSEMGQRSSQAYNYLGSKAESVYIENDDESVLLYPELILSPQERPLSRPITPSRRGYDTPTKQEERFDQLDECGSSDDDRFSFVDDEHDDNSIWRYPEIKPKSGSTTPVHHKSPSKHDEPQRFSLILKENETREDVQSTQSESTVSVGDYKVRASVSATLEQILDKHGDIASASKLHSLATRSYYLDMLASVVFELQTTPLKHLKESRVVEMLAIVRDVESVKIKVDWLRPVLEEIVEAVKHYDQHEMSVMEKEVCQGDVLLVRQEMEKQGKELREKEKKLMEWRERTTEMAGKLGSLDMRKARLHKRLAFLSSKVDKFQGESLLQDIL; this is translated from the exons ATGGACTCCCTCCCTATGTCGCCTTCTTTGGCAGGATACTCAGGGGGAGACTATTTTGCAAGGAGG GCTGATCAGCGTGGAGGTGAGGATAATGATATGTACTCTCCAAGGCCCTTTGGAACTCACCCTAGGACGCCTGAACACCCTCTTAGGACACCTCGGCATAGGCCCCACACACCCAAACACAGCTCTGACACTAGGCCGAGGACCCCTGAACGCGTATCCAACACCTCGGATACTAGGCCAATGACGCCCGTACATGACTCTGCTGCAACAGCAAGGCGGCCCCAAACGCCAGAAAATAGGATGAGGACTGCACAACATAGAGGCAGGTCACCTGAATTCATGGCGAGATCCCCGGGGCCAAGGTCCAAGACTCCAGAGCCTCAGCCTACCTACTTTGAACCATTGTCAAGGACTCCGAAACAGCGGTCCAAGACACCTGAACCCAGCCCTAGAATTCCCCAAACTCACCCCATATCCCACAGATCCCTTGACAGTGCTGCTCTTCAAACCCCCCGGGCAGCTGAAACTAGGCCAAGAATACATGAAAGTAGGCAAAAGACTGCAGTCCAGGAAGGAAAGTCACCTGGCCACAGGGAAAAAATCTCACAAACGTCTTCTGAGATGGGTCAAAGATCATCTCAGGCCTACAATTATCTTGGGAGCAAAGCTGAGTCGGTTTACATCGAGAATGACGATGAATCGGTTCTACTCTATCCGGAACTCATTTTGTCACCTCAAGAAAGGCCACTATCTAGACCCATTACG CCTAGTCGCCGTGGATATGATACTCCCACGAAACAGGAAGAACGTTTCGATCAGTTGGATGAGTGTGGGAGCTCAGATGACGATAGATTTTCATTTGTGGATGATGAACACGACGATAACTCTATTTGGCGTTACCCTGAGATCAAACCAAAATCTGGAAGCACCACG CCCGTCCATCACAAATCCCCAAGCAAACATGATGAACCGCAGAGATTCAGTCTAATACTTAAGGAGAATGAAACAAGAGAAGATGTGCAGTCCACTCAGTCCGAGTCTACCGTTTCTGTGGGAGATTACAAAGTCAGAGCGAGCGTCTCGGCTACTCTTGAGCAAATCCTAGACAAGCACGGTGACATTGCATCTGCTTCAAAACTACATTCGCTTGCCACGAGATCCTACTACCTCGACATGCTTGCCTCCGTGGTCTTCGAACTCCAGACGACTCCCTTAAAGCATCTCAAGGAGTCCCGCGTGGTGGAAATGCTAGCGATTGTTAGAGACGTTGAGTCCGTGAAAATCAAGGTAGATTGGCTCAGGCCCGTCCTGGAGGAAATCGTTGAGGCGGTAAAGCATTACGACCAGCACGAGATGAGCGTAATGGAGAAAGAGGTGTGCCAAGGGGATGTGTTGCTTGTGAGGCAAGAAATGGAGAAACAGGGGAAAGAGCTgagggagaaggagaagaagttgATGGAGTGGAGAGAGAGAACGACAGAGATGGCTGGGAAGTTGGGAAGTCTAGATATGAGAAAAGCTCGTCTCCACAAGAGATTGGCGTTTCTCAGTTCCAAGGTGGACAAGTTTCAGGGTGAATCTCTTCTTCAAGACATCTTGTGA
- the LOC103858404 gene encoding serine/arginine repetitive matrix protein 1 isoform X1 — protein MEMVSGKVVQGCPNAGNPFHECTAICLEILNSGNVHKKEKKLFGFGKRTPSRDTPSSSPARGSRSPLASYFAKKKVESDTSPSTDHTNGNFFSRLSPLQGRPSQLKNEPTNNMDSLPMSPSLAGYSGGDYFARRADQRGGEDNDMYSPRPFGTHPRTPEHPLRTPRHRPHTPKHSSDTRPRTPERVSNTSDTRPMTPVHDSAATARRPQTPENRMRTAQHRGRSPEFMARSPGPRSKTPEPQPTYFEPLSRTPKQRSKTPEPSPRIPQTHPISHRSLDSAALQTPRAAETRPRIHESRQKTAVQEGKSPGHREKISQTSSEMGQRSSQAYNYLGSKAESVYIENDDESVLLYPELILSPQERPLSRPITPSRRGYDTPTKQEERFDQLDECGSSDDDRFSFVDDEHDDNSIWRYPEIKPKSGSTTPVHHKSPSKHDEPQRFSLILKENETREDVQSTQSESTVSVGDYKVRASVSATLEQILDKHGDIASASKLHSLATRSYYLDMLASVVFELQTTPLKHLKESRVVEMLAIVRDVESVKIKVDWLRPVLEEIVEAVKHYDQHEMSVMEKEVCQGDVLLVRQEMEKQGKELREKEKKLMEWRERTTEMAGKLGSLDMRKARLHKRLAFLSSKVDKFQGESLLQDIL, from the exons ATGGAAATGGTGTCTGGAAAAGTGGTTCAAGGTTGCCCCAACGCAGGCAATCCTTTCCACGAGTGTACTGCAATCTGTTTAGAGATATTAAACTCCGGAAATGTCCACAAGAAGGAAAAGAAACTCTTTG GGTTTGGTAAGAGAACTCCAAGCAGGGACACTCCTTCAAGCAGTCCCGCTCGTGGAAGTAGATCGCCTCTTGCCAGCTATTTTGCCAAGAAGAAGGTTGAATCAGACACTTCACCTTCCACTGATCACACCAATGGTAACTTCTTCAGCCGCTTGTCCCCGCTCCAGGGACGCCCGTCCCAACTCAAGAACGAGCCTACAAACAATATGGACTCCCTCCCTATGTCGCCTTCTTTGGCAGGATACTCAGGGGGAGACTATTTTGCAAGGAGG GCTGATCAGCGTGGAGGTGAGGATAATGATATGTACTCTCCAAGGCCCTTTGGAACTCACCCTAGGACGCCTGAACACCCTCTTAGGACACCTCGGCATAGGCCCCACACACCCAAACACAGCTCTGACACTAGGCCGAGGACCCCTGAACGCGTATCCAACACCTCGGATACTAGGCCAATGACGCCCGTACATGACTCTGCTGCAACAGCAAGGCGGCCCCAAACGCCAGAAAATAGGATGAGGACTGCACAACATAGAGGCAGGTCACCTGAATTCATGGCGAGATCCCCGGGGCCAAGGTCCAAGACTCCAGAGCCTCAGCCTACCTACTTTGAACCATTGTCAAGGACTCCGAAACAGCGGTCCAAGACACCTGAACCCAGCCCTAGAATTCCCCAAACTCACCCCATATCCCACAGATCCCTTGACAGTGCTGCTCTTCAAACCCCCCGGGCAGCTGAAACTAGGCCAAGAATACATGAAAGTAGGCAAAAGACTGCAGTCCAGGAAGGAAAGTCACCTGGCCACAGGGAAAAAATCTCACAAACGTCTTCTGAGATGGGTCAAAGATCATCTCAGGCCTACAATTATCTTGGGAGCAAAGCTGAGTCGGTTTACATCGAGAATGACGATGAATCGGTTCTACTCTATCCGGAACTCATTTTGTCACCTCAAGAAAGGCCACTATCTAGACCCATTACG CCTAGTCGCCGTGGATATGATACTCCCACGAAACAGGAAGAACGTTTCGATCAGTTGGATGAGTGTGGGAGCTCAGATGACGATAGATTTTCATTTGTGGATGATGAACACGACGATAACTCTATTTGGCGTTACCCTGAGATCAAACCAAAATCTGGAAGCACCACG CCCGTCCATCACAAATCCCCAAGCAAACATGATGAACCGCAGAGATTCAGTCTAATACTTAAGGAGAATGAAACAAGAGAAGATGTGCAGTCCACTCAGTCCGAGTCTACCGTTTCTGTGGGAGATTACAAAGTCAGAGCGAGCGTCTCGGCTACTCTTGAGCAAATCCTAGACAAGCACGGTGACATTGCATCTGCTTCAAAACTACATTCGCTTGCCACGAGATCCTACTACCTCGACATGCTTGCCTCCGTGGTCTTCGAACTCCAGACGACTCCCTTAAAGCATCTCAAGGAGTCCCGCGTGGTGGAAATGCTAGCGATTGTTAGAGACGTTGAGTCCGTGAAAATCAAGGTAGATTGGCTCAGGCCCGTCCTGGAGGAAATCGTTGAGGCGGTAAAGCATTACGACCAGCACGAGATGAGCGTAATGGAGAAAGAGGTGTGCCAAGGGGATGTGTTGCTTGTGAGGCAAGAAATGGAGAAACAGGGGAAAGAGCTgagggagaaggagaagaagttgATGGAGTGGAGAGAGAGAACGACAGAGATGGCTGGGAAGTTGGGAAGTCTAGATATGAGAAAAGCTCGTCTCCACAAGAGATTGGCGTTTCTCAGTTCCAAGGTGGACAAGTTTCAGGGTGAATCTCTTCTTCAAGACATCTTGTGA